From Bacteroides uniformis:
GACGATACCCACGAAAGCGATTGCCGTCAATAAGACGACCACTAACAAAGTAAAGTTCATAAACCTGATAAGATTTTAGATATATAATAATAGATACATCGCACCGGAGGACAAAACCTCTGAATTGTTGTCCGGCGAGTCAGGGGCAAGCGTCTGCGCTTGCAGGCCTTCTAAATGATAATCTTTCTTAGCCCGAACACGTAATAATTCGCGTCGGGTACGGGATGAGGAGACAGATTCAACAAACGGTCGCATTCCGGTGCATAGGCATGCTGCTGCATCTTGTAGATGTACATGCGCAGGAGTACGCTTTTGTTGGTTGGTACTTGCGTATGGTCCACATGTTCTATGCAGAGGGAGTTTGGTGAAAACAAGTCGTAGAACTTCTGGACTGCTTGTTGGGTGGTAGGAGCTTGTGACAGCGTACAGCATTCTGCTTGTCGGGTGGCAGGAACGCACAAAATATCTGCAGCTCCGGTTGCACTGTCGTGCAATAGGGCTGCAAAGATTATGATTAAACAGTATTTAATGCATTGCTTCATACCACAATTCTCTCTTTCAAGGACGCAAAGATATAATAAGTATTGTTCAATTTGCTATCCCCGCATAACAAAAAATGATTATTTTTACACTTTTTATCCTAAATCAATTCCGTTTCCAGAAATCCGGTGTGAAAAGCAGCAGTACGGTAAATAACTCAAGACGACCCAGAAGCATTAAAAAGGATAACAGCCATTTAGCTGCATCGGGCAGGGCATTCCACGAATAGGCAGGTCCGGTTTCACCCAATCCGGGTCCCATATTACCGATACTGGAAATGACGCAGCCCATTGATTCTTCAGCCCCGACACCCATAGCCATCATGAGCAGTGTGCCGATGACTATAATGGAGATATAAATAAAACAAAAAGCCAGTACGGTGGAGACAATGGAGGGAGAGATTACCTGCTTGTTTATCCGTACCGGAAGTATGGCATTGGGGTGTAGGATGTGTTTGAACTCGTTTCGTGAGACTTTGGTAAGAATTACCATACGTATACACTTCAAGCCTCCGGTGGTACTGCCTGCACACGCTCCCATCAGCATGATGATGGTAAGCAGCCCCCACAAGACGGGTGTCCATTGCATATAGTCATCTGTCGCAAAACCGGTGGAGGTCTGGAGGGAGATTACCTGGAACAAGGATTTGCGGAAGGATTCTTCCATCCCCATGGGACTGGTATAGTAAAGCACGATGGCTATGACGGCAGTGAAGAGCACAACTGAACCGAAATAGAATTTCAGCTCGGCATTGCCGATGAACTTCTTGAATTTCCGGTTGACGAACAATAATACTAAAGTGAAGTTGATACCGGAGATAAACATGAAGATGGAGATGACATATTCTATATAAGGAGAATTATAGTAGGCAACGCTGGCCTGCTTGGTAGAGAATCCACCGGTGCCGGTAGTGGCAAATGCATGGCAGATGCTGTCGAACCAGTCCATGCCTCCAAGCATCAGCAGGCAGACAAGTAAAGTGGTTATGCCGGTATAGATGCTCCAAATCCACTTGGC
This genomic window contains:
- a CDS encoding TrkH family potassium uptake protein codes for the protein MINFKTIIRIIGILLLLETVMFLVCSSVSFYYRESDMLDFWKAGGITAGIGLLLAALGKGGERQLTRRDGYVLVSFAWVAFSLFGMLPFYIGGYIPDIADAFFETMSGFSSTGATILDDIESLPHGILFWRSMTQWIGGLGIIMFTIAVLPIFGVSGLQVFAAEASGPTHDKVHPRIGITAKWIWSIYTGITTLLVCLLMLGGMDWFDSICHAFATTGTGGFSTKQASVAYYNSPYIEYVISIFMFISGINFTLVLLFVNRKFKKFIGNAELKFYFGSVVLFTAVIAIVLYYTSPMGMEESFRKSLFQVISLQTSTGFATDDYMQWTPVLWGLLTIIMLMGACAGSTTGGLKCIRMVILTKVSRNEFKHILHPNAILPVRINKQVISPSIVSTVLAFCFIYISIIVIGTLLMMAMGVGAEESMGCVISSIGNMGPGLGETGPAYSWNALPDAAKWLLSFLMLLGRLELFTVLLLFTPDFWKRN